One part of the Deltaproteobacteria bacterium GWA2_45_12 genome encodes these proteins:
- a CDS encoding tRNA dihydrouridine synthase DusB, with the protein MFKIGNITIPHRLLMAPMCGITHKAFRRVLKRFGAGYVATQMVSAKALTMGDKKSRHLLSYDESERPIVFQIFGNDADTLAEAAKIAQDMGPDIIDLNMGCPAKKIVNDGGGSALLRDTLKARDVLSKMRAALRIPFTIKVRAGWDKCHTETLEIAKIAEECGVDAITMHARTKTQGYKGQADWNLIGELKEHVKIPVIGNGDITRFEQVDEMIQKTGCDGVMIGRAAITEPWFFRNYLEQKESLPTIEEIKEIIYDQYESFFEFFGVKNGIKNMRKHLCAYTKGLRNGSQFRNKIITISEWELLKKEIDAFFM; encoded by the coding sequence ATGTTTAAAATCGGCAATATCACCATTCCCCATAGGCTTCTGATGGCCCCCATGTGCGGCATCACACACAAGGCCTTTCGTCGTGTGCTCAAACGCTTTGGGGCGGGCTATGTGGCCACCCAAATGGTTTCAGCCAAGGCACTGACCATGGGGGATAAAAAATCACGCCATCTGCTTTCCTATGATGAAAGCGAACGCCCCATTGTGTTCCAAATTTTTGGCAATGATGCCGACACCCTTGCCGAAGCCGCTAAAATAGCCCAGGACATGGGCCCCGACATCATCGACTTGAACATGGGGTGCCCTGCCAAAAAAATCGTCAACGACGGCGGAGGATCAGCCCTTCTACGCGACACACTCAAAGCCAGGGATGTTTTAAGTAAAATGAGAGCCGCCCTGCGCATTCCCTTCACTATCAAAGTCCGCGCGGGTTGGGACAAGTGCCACACTGAAACATTAGAGATCGCCAAAATAGCCGAAGAATGCGGCGTAGACGCCATCACCATGCATGCCCGCACCAAGACTCAAGGATACAAAGGTCAGGCTGATTGGAATTTGATTGGTGAATTAAAGGAACACGTAAAAATTCCCGTCATTGGCAATGGCGATATTACCCGATTCGAACAAGTAGATGAGATGATCCAAAAAACAGGTTGCGATGGCGTCATGATAGGCCGCGCAGCCATCACCGAACCCTGGTTTTTCAGGAATTATCTGGAACAAAAAGAATCCCTTCCCACCATAGAAGAAATAAAAGAGATTATTTACGACCAATATGAATCGTTCTTCGAATTTTTTGGCGTAAAAAACGGCATCAAAAACATGCGTAAACACTTGTGCGCTTATACCAAAGGGCTCCGCAATGGATCCCAATTCAGAAATAAAATCATCACCATAAGTGAATGGGAACTGTTAAAAAAGGAAATTGATGCTTTCTTCATGTAG
- a CDS encoding thiamine-phosphate diphosphorylase has translation MQGLYTFADTTYCPHLTHAELARQLLKGGAKIIQLRIKNKSISEITRIAKEIMALKKEHGFTFIVNDNPQICADVDADGVHVGQEDIPVSQARKIVGPNKIIGLSTHSLDQARAAQNEDVNYIGLGGIFPTQTKPAGHPVLGVGILKKVVDLSRVPVVAIGGINRTNVKDIVATGAASFAIVSAINAADDIKLETNIFTTAQTGSSF, from the coding sequence ATCCAAGGCCTTTACACCTTCGCAGACACGACCTATTGCCCGCATCTCACGCACGCAGAACTCGCCCGTCAACTTTTGAAGGGCGGCGCCAAAATCATCCAACTTCGGATCAAAAACAAATCCATTTCAGAGATTACCCGCATCGCCAAAGAAATCATGGCACTTAAAAAAGAACATGGCTTCACCTTCATCGTCAATGATAACCCCCAAATCTGCGCCGATGTAGATGCCGATGGAGTTCATGTGGGGCAGGAGGATATTCCTGTTTCTCAAGCAAGAAAAATTGTCGGGCCAAATAAAATCATTGGCCTTTCAACCCACTCGCTTGACCAAGCAAGAGCTGCCCAGAATGAAGATGTAAACTACATCGGGTTGGGCGGCATTTTTCCCACACAAACAAAACCTGCAGGACACCCTGTTTTGGGAGTTGGGATCTTAAAGAAAGTGGTGGACCTCAGTCGTGTTCCCGTTGTGGCCATTGGGGGAATTAATCGAACTAATGTGAAAGATATAGTGGCGACGGGCGCAGCCTCGTTTGCCATTGTATCGGCGATCAATGCTGCTGATGATATAAAGTTAGAAACAAATATTTTTACGACTGCGCAAACCGGATCAAGCTTTTAA
- a CDS encoding preprotein translocase subunit SecA: protein MFALARKIFGTKNDREIKALKPLVAEINSLEPAISNLSDEALRDKTTQFKQKLEQGHTLDDILPEAFAVVREAGKRTLNMRHFDVQLIGGVMLHKGRIAEMRTGEGKTLVATLPVYLNALEGKGVHVITVNDYLARRDSEWMGRIYKFLGLSVGVIVHGLNDEQRQAAYQNDITYGTNNEFGFDFLRDNMKFNVESMVQRELNFAIVDEVDSILIDEARTPLIISGPAEESTDKYVRINAIIPGLEANKHYQIDEKSRTVVLTEEGVIEVEKRLNIENLFDMRHIDILHHVNQALRAHTLYKRDVEYVVKDGKVLIVDEFTGRLMPGRRWSDGLHQAVEAKERVRIENENQTLASITFQNYFRMYKKLSGMTGTADTEAAEFSKIYNLDVTVIPTNRSNIREDYNDVIYKNQNAKFKAVVEEIKTLHDKGRPILVGTIAIEKSEILSDMLKRRGVPHNVLNAKHHEREAEIVAQAGRFEAVTVSTNMAGRGTDIMLGGNPEFLARDAVGKDGPEEEYLKNLEKFSQECKQERDKVIQTGGLYIIGTERHESRRIDNQLRGRAGRQGDPGATRFYIALDDDLMRIFGSDRLSNVMGKLGMGEDETIEHPWITRAIETAQKKVEAHNFEIRKNVLEYDDVMNQQRTTVYAKRKSILQGENLKDTVLDIIDVIATSISEEFDPKGRQEFNLKGLQEKVLQQFGFKLELSEDKMASNDAIGQKIYNEAIKIYEQKETEYGSSILRQVEKFIFLQSLDTLWKDHLLGMDHLREGIGLRGYGQKDPRMEYKKEGFAAFQAMMMRFEEDSLEKLMRVQIKQGEEIPAQRRTMAPMQMQHASAPNPVGPVGAGFKPAQPSQPAKVQTVTRDVPKVGRNDPCSCGSGKKYKKCHGA from the coding sequence ATGTTTGCCTTGGCCCGTAAAATTTTTGGAACCAAAAACGACCGCGAAATCAAGGCTCTCAAGCCACTAGTGGCTGAAATCAATTCCCTCGAACCTGCCATTTCAAACTTATCCGATGAAGCCTTGCGTGATAAAACAACCCAGTTCAAACAAAAACTCGAACAAGGGCATACCCTCGACGATATTTTACCCGAAGCCTTTGCCGTTGTTCGCGAAGCGGGCAAGCGCACCCTGAATATGCGCCATTTTGATGTGCAATTAATTGGCGGCGTCATGTTGCACAAGGGACGCATTGCTGAAATGCGCACCGGTGAAGGTAAAACACTGGTGGCCACCCTTCCCGTTTATTTAAATGCCCTCGAAGGTAAGGGGGTACATGTCATTACCGTCAACGACTATTTGGCCCGGCGTGATTCTGAATGGATGGGGCGGATTTATAAATTTTTGGGGCTGTCCGTGGGGGTAATTGTCCATGGGTTAAATGACGAACAACGCCAGGCCGCTTACCAAAATGACATTACTTACGGCACCAACAACGAGTTTGGTTTTGATTTTTTGCGCGACAACATGAAGTTTAATGTTGAGTCGATGGTTCAACGCGAATTGAATTTTGCCATTGTCGACGAAGTGGACAGCATCCTGATTGATGAAGCACGCACGCCGCTTATCATTTCGGGCCCCGCTGAAGAATCAACCGACAAATATGTCCGCATCAACGCCATCATTCCCGGGCTTGAAGCAAATAAGCATTACCAAATTGATGAAAAAAGCCGCACGGTGGTTCTTACCGAGGAAGGCGTCATTGAAGTTGAAAAAAGGCTGAACATCGAAAATCTCTTTGACATGCGCCATATTGATATTCTTCACCATGTCAACCAGGCGCTCCGGGCTCACACTCTTTACAAACGCGATGTCGAATATGTGGTTAAAGACGGCAAGGTTCTCATTGTGGATGAATTCACCGGACGCCTTATGCCGGGCAGACGTTGGTCCGACGGCTTGCATCAGGCCGTTGAAGCCAAGGAACGCGTGCGCATTGAAAACGAAAACCAGACACTGGCCTCCATCACGTTCCAGAATTATTTCCGCATGTATAAAAAACTCTCCGGGATGACGGGCACAGCCGACACCGAAGCTGCGGAATTTTCAAAAATTTACAATCTGGATGTCACGGTTATTCCCACAAACCGTTCCAATATTCGCGAAGACTACAATGATGTCATCTATAAAAACCAAAATGCCAAATTCAAGGCCGTTGTCGAAGAAATAAAAACGCTGCACGATAAAGGCCGCCCCATTTTGGTGGGAACCATTGCCATCGAAAAATCTGAAATTTTATCCGACATGCTCAAACGCCGTGGGGTCCCCCACAATGTCTTGAATGCCAAACACCATGAACGCGAAGCTGAAATTGTAGCTCAGGCCGGACGTTTTGAGGCTGTCACGGTTTCCACCAACATGGCCGGTCGTGGTACGGACATCATGCTGGGAGGGAACCCGGAATTTTTGGCCCGCGATGCCGTGGGTAAAGACGGCCCCGAAGAAGAATACCTCAAGAATCTCGAAAAATTTTCACAGGAATGCAAACAAGAACGGGACAAAGTAATCCAGACCGGCGGGCTTTACATTATTGGTACGGAACGCCACGAGTCGCGCCGCATTGACAACCAGTTGCGCGGTCGTGCGGGTCGTCAGGGGGACCCTGGGGCCACCCGCTTTTACATCGCCCTTGATGACGACCTTATGCGCATCTTTGGTTCGGACCGTTTGTCCAATGTGATGGGCAAGCTTGGCATGGGAGAAGATGAAACCATTGAACACCCATGGATCACGCGTGCCATCGAAACGGCCCAAAAGAAAGTGGAAGCCCACAATTTTGAAATCCGCAAAAATGTTCTTGAATATGATGATGTGATGAACCAACAGCGCACCACGGTTTATGCCAAACGAAAATCCATTTTGCAGGGAGAAAATCTCAAAGATACCGTGCTTGATATCATTGATGTCATCGCCACCTCCATTTCGGAAGAATTTGACCCCAAGGGGCGCCAGGAATTCAACCTGAAAGGATTGCAGGAAAAAGTGTTGCAGCAATTTGGTTTTAAACTTGAATTAAGCGAAGACAAAATGGCCAGTAACGATGCCATTGGACAAAAAATTTATAATGAGGCCATCAAAATTTACGAACAAAAGGAAACTGAGTACGGCAGTTCCATTTTAAGACAGGTCGAAAAGTTCATCTTCCTTCAAAGCCTTGACACCCTGTGGAAAGATCATCTTTTGGGCATGGATCATTTGCGGGAAGGAATCGGGCTTCGCGGTTATGGCCAAAAAGACCCTCGCATGGAATACAAAAAAGAGGGTTTTGCCGCCTTTCAGGCCATGATGATGCGTTTTGAAGAAGATAGCCTGGAAAAACTCATGCGCGTTCAGATAAAACAGGGCGAAGAAATCCCCGCGCAAAGAAGAACCATGGCCCCCATGCAAATGCAACATGCTTCTGCACCCAATCCCGTGGGGCCCGTAGGGGCGGGTTTCAAACCCGCCCAACCGAGCCAGCCCGCAAAGGTGCAAACGGTGACGCGCGACGTCCCCAAAGTGGGAAGAAATGACCCATGCTCGTGTGGAAGCGGAAAAAAATACAAGAAATGCCATGGGGCGTGA
- a CDS encoding bifunctional ornithine acetyltransferase/N-acetylglutamate synthase yields MKPKKNTIPGFQFAGFHCGIKDDIRKKDIAFIYSEEPNTLVDGVFTTNKVFAAPVTVCRDVVKKGIGRLIVINSGVANACTGMKGMQDALQTQKVAAKEYALNPNEVLVCSTGKIGDTLPMSTLIKGIRRSKNEMGKNYFMDAVRGIMTTDQYPKYATATGTISGKKYTIAVLAKGAGMLCPNMATMLAYVVTDLRFDRKTLKTIFRNAVDKTLNRITVDGDTSTNDTVLILANGRAGNKTFSVTSREGKQVETQLTALLEDMARKITLDGEGATKCCRVEIKGAKNESEAKKIAYAIGNSPLVKTALFGCDPNWGRIMAAVGYSGASIVQEKLNVWIGSHQVVKNGSGVKRKSMDALNTYMKKRDMDIKVDCHMGRGEFFIFMSDLTYDYIHLNAEYHT; encoded by the coding sequence ATGAAACCAAAAAAAAACACCATCCCCGGTTTTCAATTCGCCGGCTTCCATTGCGGCATCAAGGATGACATCCGCAAAAAAGACATCGCGTTCATTTATTCGGAAGAGCCCAATACCCTTGTGGATGGCGTCTTCACCACCAATAAAGTTTTCGCCGCTCCCGTCACGGTGTGCCGCGATGTCGTTAAAAAGGGAATCGGCCGGCTCATCGTCATCAACAGCGGGGTGGCCAATGCCTGCACGGGAATGAAAGGAATGCAAGACGCCCTCCAAACCCAAAAAGTGGCGGCGAAGGAATATGCATTAAACCCCAATGAAGTGCTCGTCTGTTCCACCGGGAAAATCGGCGACACTCTTCCCATGTCCACCCTGATCAAGGGCATTCGACGTTCCAAAAATGAAATGGGGAAAAATTATTTCATGGATGCCGTCCGCGGCATCATGACTACAGACCAATACCCAAAATATGCCACCGCCACGGGAACTATCAGTGGGAAAAAATATACGATCGCCGTCCTTGCCAAAGGCGCCGGCATGCTCTGCCCCAACATGGCCACGATGCTAGCCTACGTGGTGACCGATCTTCGATTTGACCGCAAAACCTTAAAAACAATCTTTAGAAACGCAGTCGATAAAACCTTAAACCGCATCACGGTGGATGGAGATACGTCGACCAATGATACCGTTCTCATCCTCGCCAATGGGCGCGCTGGTAACAAAACCTTCTCCGTCACAAGTCGCGAAGGCAAACAAGTCGAGACCCAACTCACCGCTCTTTTAGAAGACATGGCTAGAAAAATTACGCTGGATGGAGAAGGCGCCACCAAATGCTGCCGTGTTGAAATTAAAGGCGCAAAAAACGAATCCGAAGCCAAAAAAATCGCCTACGCCATCGGAAACTCCCCCCTCGTGAAAACAGCCCTTTTTGGATGTGATCCGAACTGGGGGCGCATCATGGCTGCGGTGGGATATTCAGGAGCTTCCATCGTTCAAGAAAAATTAAATGTGTGGATTGGCTCGCATCAAGTGGTCAAAAACGGCAGTGGAGTCAAACGAAAAAGTATGGATGCTCTAAATACCTATATGAAAAAACGGGATATGGATATTAAAGTTGATTGCCACATGGGCCGCGGAGAATTCTTCATTTTCATGTCGGACCTTACCTACGACTACATTCATTTGAATGCGGAGTATCATACTTAA